Proteins encoded together in one Candidatus Nitrosocaldus cavascurensis window:
- a CDS encoding tyrosine-type recombinase/integrase, with product MNKEKDSGARVEKDRDNYKDNYKDKDRDKDRDKDRDIYNRDSRLRYWLERAKEYEEVYQFARYMLREEKASLWVIRCITILLSIREFLGKPFREASREDIEHYIEYCNRKNYSPSTHKKIRQVLKYFYKVMYGNNEYYPEQVSWLKAKVSKDKQRQKEELDYNSFLTEEEVKKVIDVADTLQKKALIAVAYETGARPEELLNMRIRDIAFDQYGCTVILRGKTGERRVRLIVYAPLLREWINIHPFRNDKSSYLWLSEATNHKFKPIGIRGAEKLFQAVMKRAGIDKDSRLYVLRHSRATHLASKLTEAEMCKFFGWQLGTKVVKRYIHLAGIDIDSKLLQMQGLSVDKREEELKVKRCIRCQELLSPNHDYCPKCGLTREVESILLAGEDRDRDKEKEKVKRLEEEVNRLTLLVEELLKRRSLL from the coding sequence ATGAATAAGGAGAAGGATAGCGGGGCAAGAGTAGAGAAGGATAGGGATAACTACAAGGATAACTACAAGGATAAGGATAGGGATAAGGATAGGGATAAGGATAGGGATATCTACAACAGAGATTCTAGGCTAAGGTACTGGCTAGAGAGGGCAAAGGAGTATGAGGAAGTATACCAGTTCGCTAGATACATGCTCAGAGAGGAGAAGGCTTCTCTATGGGTTATAAGGTGCATAACCATACTACTCTCTATAAGGGAGTTCTTAGGCAAACCCTTTAGAGAGGCAAGTAGAGAAGATATAGAGCATTATATAGAGTACTGCAACAGAAAGAACTATAGTCCTTCTACACATAAGAAGATCAGGCAGGTACTCAAGTACTTCTACAAGGTAATGTATGGCAATAATGAGTACTATCCAGAGCAGGTATCATGGCTGAAGGCAAAGGTAAGTAAGGATAAGCAGAGGCAGAAGGAAGAACTAGACTATAACTCATTCCTTACTGAAGAAGAGGTTAAGAAGGTAATAGACGTAGCAGATACACTGCAGAAGAAAGCGCTTATAGCAGTAGCATATGAGACAGGTGCAAGACCTGAGGAGTTGTTGAATATGCGTATTAGAGATATAGCATTTGATCAATATGGCTGTACTGTAATACTAAGAGGCAAGACTGGAGAGAGGAGGGTTAGGCTCATAGTATATGCCCCATTGCTAAGAGAGTGGATTAACATACACCCATTCCGTAACGATAAGAGTTCATATCTATGGTTATCAGAGGCAACAAACCATAAGTTTAAGCCTATAGGGATAAGAGGAGCAGAGAAGTTATTCCAAGCAGTAATGAAGAGAGCAGGGATAGATAAGGACTCTAGGCTCTACGTGTTAAGGCATTCAAGAGCAACCCATTTAGCCTCCAAACTGACTGAAGCAGAAATGTGCAAGTTCTTTGGTTGGCAACTAGGCACTAAAGTAGTTAAGCGCTACATCCATTTAGCAGGGATAGATATAGACTCAAAACTACTCCAAATGCAAGGTCTTTCAGTAGATAAGAGAGAGGAGGAGTTGAAGGTTAAGCGTTGCATACGTTGCCAAGAGTTGCTATCTCCAAATCATGACTACTGCCCCAAATGCGGGTTAACTAGAGAGGTTGAGAGCATACTGCTTGCTGGTGAGGATAGGGATAGGGATAAAGAAAAAGAAAAGGTTAAGAGGTTGGAGGAGGAAGTGAATAGGCTTACCCTACTTGTTGAGGAGCTGTTGAAGAGGAGGTCTCTGCTTTAG
- the map gene encoding type II methionyl aminopeptidase produces the protein MLASIEDYIKAGKIAAEVREHMRKRYHVGRTLLDICEEAEEMIRAKGGEPAFPCNVSLNEVAAHYTAEPNDSIEVRDGDVLKIDIGVHVNGSIADTAVTVCYNPSYSILVEAAEHALREAIRVARAGVKAGDIGRVIERTIKSYGLKPVQNLSGHSIAKYTIHAGKSIPNIWTIGSFSLQQGEVYAIEPFVTTGDGSGLVYNGDISNIYSIVSRKRTESKEADTFLDMLWTRFKTLPFALRWLKDEDVNHAREMISFLLKKKVIRAYPVLVEGNNRYVAQAEHTIVPTMEGTVVITA, from the coding sequence TTGCTAGCAAGCATAGAGGATTATATCAAGGCAGGAAAGATAGCAGCAGAGGTTAGGGAGCATATGAGGAAACGTTACCATGTTGGAAGGACACTCCTCGATATATGTGAAGAGGCAGAAGAGATGATAAGGGCTAAGGGAGGGGAGCCAGCATTCCCTTGCAATGTAAGCCTCAACGAGGTTGCTGCACACTACACTGCTGAGCCCAACGATAGCATTGAGGTTAGGGATGGTGATGTGCTCAAGATAGACATAGGGGTGCATGTGAATGGTTCAATAGCAGATACTGCTGTAACTGTATGCTACAACCCGTCATACAGCATCCTTGTAGAGGCTGCTGAGCATGCTCTAAGAGAGGCAATACGCGTAGCAAGGGCAGGGGTGAAGGCAGGTGATATAGGCAGGGTTATAGAGCGTACCATCAAGTCTTATGGGCTTAAGCCAGTACAGAACCTAAGTGGGCACTCAATAGCAAAGTACACTATACATGCTGGCAAGTCTATACCAAACATATGGACTATAGGCTCATTCTCCCTCCAGCAAGGCGAGGTGTATGCTATAGAGCCATTTGTAACTACTGGGGATGGATCTGGCCTAGTATACAATGGGGATATAAGCAATATATACTCAATAGTGAGTAGGAAGAGAACAGAGAGCAAGGAGGCAGATACCTTCCTAGATATGCTCTGGACTAGGTTCAAGACATTGCCATTCGCATTGAGATGGCTCAAGGATGAGGATGTGAACCATGCTAGGGAGATGATATCCTTCCTCCTCAAGAAGAAGGTTATAAGGGCCTATCCAGTGCTTGTTGAAGGTAACAACAGGTATGTAGCACAGGCTGAGCATACTATAGTGCCAACAATGGAAGGTACAGTGGTAATAACTGCTTGA
- a CDS encoding DUF1512 domain-containing protein: MLIMDIGISMIVGISMGLVAMMDVGSIIMQMNPLFPSGDAQQQWWVYLLWIVPFFIFLLYGQRIQMWMVLNDVARSLNRLKSMQDKARDEAIAYLKSVNPNLASTERFDMMMEHFAITPVDMDPYGIVRKVQHIIRLRDDRIRAQIRMLAPQADEVTASRLENVLEVATALHMLYKIVRHFYLMGKKTTSMFFLVQLQMLMPLIMQSAEAFNKAIPAIKNGQPIGDGIGPMVVGRLMLNRAKIPIARDTVMSEYEYNGRRLYLVKAQGPGGTVGEPHTAVERLINEMGVKVDMIIMIDAALKLEGEKTGDVAEGVGAAIGGIGVEKYQIEEVATRHSIPLYAVIIKQSIIEAITAMRKEIAEAVERASKSVFRMIDEHSNEGDNILIIGVGNTLGVGQ; the protein is encoded by the coding sequence ATGTTGATCATGGATATTGGTATAAGCATGATCGTTGGTATAAGCATGGGTCTAGTTGCAATGATGGATGTAGGTAGCATAATTATGCAGATGAACCCTCTCTTCCCATCTGGGGATGCACAGCAGCAGTGGTGGGTATACCTGCTATGGATAGTTCCGTTCTTCATCTTCCTCCTCTACGGGCAGAGGATACAGATGTGGATGGTTCTTAATGATGTTGCAAGGTCACTGAACAGGTTGAAGAGCATGCAGGATAAGGCTAGAGATGAGGCTATAGCGTATCTCAAGAGCGTTAACCCAAACCTTGCTAGTACTGAGAGGTTTGATATGATGATGGAGCATTTTGCAATAACCCCTGTAGACATGGACCCATATGGTATAGTTAGGAAGGTACAGCATATAATAAGGCTGAGGGATGATAGGATAAGGGCTCAGATCAGGATGCTCGCACCTCAAGCAGATGAGGTCACTGCAAGCAGGCTTGAGAACGTGCTAGAGGTTGCAACAGCACTGCATATGCTCTACAAGATAGTTAGACACTTCTACCTAATGGGCAAGAAGACAACTAGCATGTTCTTCCTTGTACAGTTGCAGATGCTCATGCCCCTTATAATGCAGTCAGCAGAGGCATTCAACAAAGCAATCCCTGCAATAAAGAATGGGCAGCCAATAGGGGATGGTATAGGCCCAATGGTAGTTGGGAGGCTCATGCTCAACAGGGCAAAGATACCAATAGCAAGGGATACGGTTATGAGTGAGTATGAGTACAATGGAAGGAGGCTTTACCTTGTCAAGGCTCAAGGCCCTGGGGGTACAGTTGGAGAGCCCCATACTGCTGTTGAGAGACTCATAAATGAGATGGGTGTGAAGGTTGATATGATAATAATGATAGATGCTGCACTCAAGCTTGAAGGGGAGAAGACAGGGGATGTTGCTGAGGGTGTTGGTGCTGCCATAGGAGGAATAGGGGTTGAGAAATACCAGATAGAGGAGGTTGCTACAAGGCATAGCATACCTCTCTACGCTGTTATAATAAAGCAGTCCATCATTGAGGCAATAACAGCGATGAGGAAGGAGATAGCAGAGGCTGTTGAGAGGGCAAGCAAGAGTGTGTTTAGGATGATAGATGAGCATAGCAATGAAGGAGATAATATTCTAATAATAGGAGTAGGGAATACACTAGGTGTAGGACAATGA
- a CDS encoding FAD-binding and (Fe-S)-binding domain-containing protein: MHEQLVDELRASIKGRVLTGMLDRYMYASDASAYEMLPLCIVIARDVQDVVSTVKVAYKHGIPVTARGGGSGLAGQAIGSGIIIDLTHMNRLLALNLEDGYVTVEAGMYKGVLDRELKRHGKFIPVDPSSSDYCTIGGMIANNASGAHTVKYGSMIDYVEELDVVLADGSIIHARKVDLNYDDDSVEARLARELYSILAPKMGVIREGFPKVSKNSSGYRIDRVLLNEHTVDLAKLFVGSEGTLGIVVRASLRIIDIPRFRALALLAFDDTYNAALYVRDIMARLRAATVELLDRTVIDIARSIDSNFGYGYKDYECILFVELDGNSIDDVRSMMDKLISISSNAKGLKHITCSYDEDEISRLWEVRKRALAYTMKVRAGKSKPIAFIEDPVVQVDKLPDLVDALRRIYRMYGVQYTLYGHAGDGNLHTRPILDLSSDDGLRVMKALAYEVFNVVKKMKGSISAEHGDGLARSEFVRMLYGDEIYSLFVKIKQILDPKNIMNPEKKVTNHRDLLVKNLRYSKGVSRDDDNNTMLVWGSKSSAIARRITGYEDELAYVDEVGLCHGCGMCRELNYKVRMCPVYKGLQDEVASCRGRNNVLRWLLNIAHTVEKQEQDALMGSKEYEELIYKYCIQCKMCLIDCPSNVNVGKIMAEARARYAKINGLPKGYAYFAEIDRYAKLACRYSWLSNMLINSRLFRIALEHLAGIDARKRIPRFSSKMFDDLFHEYRQPALDKSVAFFADTYIRYIDPMLGLKIVRILNINGYRVEFPEQLSSGLPAILEGAVDKARRIVEFNTSSLYPYASKGIPIVTFSPSASLALRMEYLNVLDDHRSRAVAEHVQDVHELLYNLKSRAELVEFKPVDEDILVHMHCHTIVQGYDRHLISLLKSIPSLRFSILEKGCCGVGGSYSFIKDNYALSMQIGRELFDAVKASEKRVYTTGESCRLQIEEGSGRDVGLTIDLIAKAYNI, encoded by the coding sequence ATGCATGAGCAACTCGTAGATGAGTTAAGGGCAAGCATAAAGGGCAGGGTACTTACTGGCATGCTTGATAGGTACATGTATGCAAGTGATGCAAGTGCATATGAGATGCTTCCTCTCTGCATAGTCATTGCTAGGGATGTGCAGGATGTTGTGAGCACTGTGAAGGTTGCATATAAGCATGGGATACCAGTTACAGCAAGGGGAGGAGGCAGTGGGCTTGCTGGTCAAGCCATAGGCTCTGGCATAATAATAGACCTTACCCATATGAACAGGTTACTTGCTCTAAATCTAGAGGATGGGTATGTTACTGTTGAAGCAGGGATGTACAAAGGTGTACTCGATAGGGAGTTGAAGAGGCATGGCAAGTTCATACCAGTAGACCCTTCAAGTTCAGATTACTGTACCATAGGTGGTATGATAGCAAACAATGCATCTGGTGCACATACTGTCAAGTATGGAAGCATGATAGATTACGTTGAGGAGCTTGATGTTGTACTTGCAGATGGTAGCATCATACATGCTAGGAAGGTTGATCTAAACTATGATGATGATAGCGTTGAGGCAAGGTTGGCAAGGGAGTTATACAGCATACTTGCCCCCAAGATGGGTGTGATAAGGGAGGGGTTCCCTAAGGTAAGCAAGAACTCCTCAGGCTATAGGATCGATAGGGTTCTGCTGAATGAACATACTGTAGATCTTGCAAAGTTATTCGTTGGATCAGAAGGTACCCTTGGGATAGTTGTTAGAGCATCTCTAAGGATCATCGATATACCAAGGTTCAGGGCATTGGCATTACTTGCCTTTGATGATACATACAATGCTGCACTGTACGTTAGGGATATAATGGCAAGGCTAAGGGCAGCAACTGTAGAACTCCTAGATAGAACAGTAATTGATATTGCAAGGAGTATAGATAGCAACTTTGGTTATGGCTACAAAGATTATGAGTGCATACTATTCGTTGAGTTAGATGGCAATAGCATAGATGATGTTAGATCCATGATGGATAAACTGATAAGCATATCAAGCAATGCAAAGGGTCTCAAGCATATAACATGCTCATACGATGAGGATGAGATCTCAAGGTTATGGGAGGTTAGGAAGAGAGCATTAGCGTACACGATGAAGGTTAGGGCAGGTAAGAGCAAGCCTATAGCATTCATAGAGGATCCAGTTGTACAGGTTGATAAGCTCCCTGATCTTGTTGATGCGCTCAGGAGGATCTATAGGATGTATGGTGTACAATACACACTGTATGGACATGCTGGTGATGGGAACCTCCATACTAGACCCATTCTGGATCTAAGCAGCGATGATGGTCTTAGGGTGATGAAGGCTCTAGCATATGAGGTCTTCAACGTAGTAAAGAAGATGAAAGGAAGCATATCTGCAGAGCATGGGGATGGTCTTGCAAGATCTGAGTTTGTAAGGATGCTCTATGGGGATGAGATATACTCACTCTTCGTTAAGATAAAGCAGATCTTAGACCCAAAGAATATAATGAATCCTGAGAAGAAGGTTACCAACCATAGAGATCTTTTAGTTAAGAACCTACGCTATAGCAAGGGTGTAAGTAGAGATGATGATAATAATACTATGCTTGTATGGGGTTCTAAGAGTAGTGCTATAGCAAGGAGGATAACAGGGTATGAGGATGAGTTAGCATATGTTGATGAGGTTGGTCTATGCCATGGATGTGGAATGTGTAGAGAGTTGAACTACAAGGTAAGAATGTGTCCAGTATACAAAGGTTTGCAAGATGAGGTAGCATCCTGCAGGGGAAGGAACAACGTACTTAGATGGTTACTCAACATTGCCCATACAGTTGAGAAGCAAGAGCAAGATGCTCTGATGGGTAGCAAGGAGTATGAGGAGTTGATATACAAGTACTGTATACAGTGCAAGATGTGCCTCATCGACTGCCCATCGAATGTAAATGTTGGGAAGATAATGGCAGAGGCTAGGGCCAGATATGCAAAGATTAATGGGCTACCTAAAGGTTATGCATACTTTGCTGAGATAGATAGGTATGCTAAACTTGCATGTAGGTACTCATGGCTATCAAACATGCTTATCAACAGCAGGTTATTCAGGATTGCACTTGAGCATCTAGCAGGTATAGATGCTAGGAAGAGGATACCAAGGTTCAGCAGCAAGATGTTTGATGATCTCTTCCATGAGTATAGGCAACCAGCACTAGATAAGAGTGTAGCATTCTTTGCAGATACATACATAAGGTACATAGACCCCATGCTTGGGCTCAAGATTGTAAGGATACTAAACATCAATGGTTACAGAGTAGAGTTCCCAGAGCAGCTCTCATCTGGCCTACCAGCAATACTTGAAGGTGCTGTAGATAAAGCAAGGAGGATCGTTGAGTTCAACACTTCTAGCCTCTACCCATACGCATCCAAAGGTATACCAATAGTAACATTCTCCCCAAGTGCATCTCTAGCATTGAGGATGGAGTATCTTAACGTGCTTGATGATCATAGGAGTAGAGCAGTTGCAGAGCATGTGCAGGATGTGCATGAGTTACTCTACAACCTTAAGAGTAGAGCAGAGCTTGTAGAGTTCAAGCCAGTTGATGAGGATATACTTGTACATATGCACTGCCATACCATAGTTCAGGGTTACGATAGGCATCTTATATCACTTCTAAAGAGCATACCATCATTAAGGTTCAGCATACTGGAGAAGGGGTGCTGTGGTGTTGGAGGGTCATACTCATTCATAAAGGATAACTATGCTCTCTCAATGCAGATAGGTAGAGAACTCTTCGATGCTGTAAAGGCTAGTGAGAAGAGGGTCTACACAACTGGTGAGTCGTGCAGATTGCAGATAGAGGAAGGTTCTGGAAGGGACGTTGGGTTAACTATTGATCTCATCGCTAAAGCATACAACATTTAA
- a CDS encoding NAD(P)-dependent oxidoreductase, whose translation MSKDVRIGLIGTGMMGSAIARRLLASGYMLTVYNRSRWKAEALKGYGAMVAETPMDVAKQVDLLITVVKDEHALEDVLFASNGVVYAKHYREGAKKGSDGSGGSSSSGDEWLTLADVSTINPFASKAIASRLNEHGIIMLDTPVMGGPQLAEQGNLVMMVGGSRGYFERFIDVFNRIAGRIFYIGGNGSAHTMKLALNLQIAMIAAALSEGILLVERSGLDPMLFLEILNSTYFKTGMSERKGPRMVKGEYEKSFALEMMLKDVKTINDAARALNISLPMASMLEQCYRLASKTELADKDYTALLEFLRIVNRDRVMKQS comes from the coding sequence ATGAGCAAGGATGTAAGGATAGGTCTTATAGGTACTGGGATGATGGGGAGTGCAATAGCAAGGAGGCTTCTAGCATCTGGCTATATGCTTACAGTCTACAACAGGAGTAGATGGAAGGCTGAGGCATTGAAGGGTTATGGTGCTATGGTAGCAGAGACACCAATGGATGTTGCAAAGCAGGTAGACTTGCTGATAACAGTTGTTAAGGATGAGCATGCATTGGAGGATGTGCTATTTGCAAGCAATGGTGTAGTATATGCAAAACATTACAGGGAAGGGGCCAAGAAGGGTTCTGATGGTAGTGGTGGTAGTAGTAGTAGTGGTGATGAATGGCTAACCCTTGCTGATGTGAGCACTATAAACCCATTTGCATCAAAGGCTATAGCATCAAGGCTCAATGAGCATGGCATAATAATGCTTGATACCCCTGTAATGGGAGGACCTCAACTTGCTGAACAGGGTAACCTTGTGATGATGGTTGGAGGGAGCAGGGGGTATTTTGAGAGGTTCATAGATGTGTTCAATAGGATTGCAGGAAGGATATTCTACATAGGGGGCAATGGGTCTGCACACACAATGAAGTTGGCATTAAACCTTCAGATAGCAATGATAGCAGCAGCACTATCTGAAGGGATACTCCTAGTTGAGCGTTCAGGGCTTGATCCAATGCTCTTCCTTGAGATACTCAACTCAACATACTTCAAGACTGGCATGAGTGAGCGCAAAGGGCCAAGGATGGTTAAGGGAGAGTATGAGAAGTCCTTTGCTCTAGAGATGATGCTTAAGGATGTAAAGACCATAAATGATGCTGCTAGAGCACTTAACATATCTCTACCAATGGCATCCATGCTTGAACAGTGCTATAGATTAGCAAGCAAGACAGAGTTGGCAGACAAGGATTATACAGCATTGCTTGAGTTCTTGAGGATTGTAAATAGAGATAGGGTGATGAAACAATCTTGA
- a CDS encoding type II toxin-antitoxin system RatA family toxin: protein MGIRLEVSRVVDAPIERVWKIVSDVDNEHKYWHGTKSINNISREGNRITREVTIAFRNSICREEVSIEPELKKIDINILDGPMVGHKIVTLTDLNGKTRIDVLWDIRLKGMLSMFSSMVKGHIEEGTRDALERISNDACSNAG from the coding sequence ATGGGTATAAGGCTTGAGGTGAGCAGGGTAGTAGATGCTCCAATAGAGAGGGTGTGGAAGATAGTTAGTGATGTAGATAATGAGCACAAGTACTGGCATGGTACAAAGAGCATAAACAACATAAGCAGAGAGGGCAATAGGATAACCAGGGAGGTTACAATAGCATTCAGGAACTCCATATGCAGGGAAGAGGTAAGTATAGAGCCAGAGTTGAAGAAGATAGATATCAACATATTGGATGGGCCAATGGTAGGGCATAAGATAGTAACGCTAACAGATCTTAATGGCAAGACAAGGATAGATGTGCTCTGGGATATAAGGCTTAAGGGTATGCTCTCAATGTTCTCATCCATGGTTAAGGGGCATATAGAGGAGGGTACAAGGGATGCGCTTGAGAGGATAAGCAATGATGCATGCAGTAATGCAGGTTAA
- a CDS encoding glycosyltransferase produces the protein MMVVTASDAFNAILLAIILGVLGTWLYLLTYTIRSYKYAPRLYDGNGSVIEEPRVDIIVPARNEERFIARCLDSLLKQRYSRFRIIAVDDSSTDGTARIMEEFAGRDSRVLFIHAGEKPDGWVGKNWACYQAYLRSDAELLLFTDADSVHDEMLLPLAVKRLLKDGLDALTLVPRLECIDTWTKATLPLLLVFLHSRYSPLRVNSNKHDTGYFFGSYYIIRREVYEAVGTHKGVRNEIIEDGALGARVKKQGFRMRMFLADDLFSAVWARDLNTLINGLSRLIVPIYHVSKAKAFGVFLITFFLFLYPFLLASYSLLQPLSLNLDLGTSLAVTSMATCITIAVTSLIHSIKGLGINPLYAFASPLGSLLIPLGFLVGIRKSRHGVVWRGRSYTHSIYRADGFKI, from the coding sequence ATGATGGTAGTTACAGCATCAGATGCATTCAACGCTATCCTCCTTGCAATAATCCTTGGTGTTCTTGGAACATGGCTCTATCTACTAACATACACAATAAGATCATACAAGTATGCACCAAGGCTCTACGATGGTAATGGATCAGTGATTGAAGAGCCTAGGGTTGATATCATAGTACCAGCAAGAAATGAGGAGAGGTTCATAGCAAGATGCCTTGATTCACTGCTTAAGCAGAGGTACAGTAGGTTTAGGATAATAGCAGTGGATGATTCAAGCACAGATGGTACAGCAAGGATAATGGAGGAGTTTGCTGGAAGAGATAGTAGAGTGCTCTTCATTCATGCTGGTGAGAAGCCAGATGGATGGGTAGGCAAGAACTGGGCATGCTACCAAGCATATCTAAGGTCTGATGCAGAGTTGCTGCTCTTCACAGATGCAGATAGCGTACATGATGAGATGCTCCTCCCTCTAGCAGTTAAGAGGCTCCTCAAGGATGGGCTAGATGCACTAACCCTTGTACCTAGGCTAGAGTGTATAGATACATGGACCAAGGCTACTCTACCATTGCTACTTGTATTCCTGCACAGCAGATACTCCCCATTGAGGGTTAACAGCAACAAGCATGATACAGGTTACTTCTTTGGTAGTTACTACATTATTAGGCGTGAGGTGTATGAGGCTGTAGGTACCCATAAAGGAGTAAGGAATGAGATAATAGAGGATGGTGCATTGGGAGCAAGGGTTAAGAAGCAAGGCTTCAGGATGAGGATGTTCCTTGCTGATGATCTCTTCTCTGCAGTATGGGCTAGGGATCTAAATACGCTAATAAATGGCCTATCAAGGCTGATAGTACCAATATACCATGTCAGTAAGGCTAAAGCATTTGGCGTATTCCTAATAACATTCTTCCTCTTCCTCTACCCATTCCTACTAGCATCGTACTCTCTTCTCCAACCGTTAAGCCTAAACCTAGACCTAGGCACAAGTCTTGCAGTTACAAGCATGGCTACATGCATAACCATAGCAGTAACATCGCTCATTCACTCAATCAAGGGGCTAGGTATAAACCCTCTCTATGCATTTGCATCACCTCTAGGCTCACTGCTCATACCGCTTGGGTTCCTTGTAGGGATTAGGAAGAGCAGGCATGGTGTTGTATGGAGGGGTAGAAGCTATACACACAGCATATACAGGGCAGATGGATTTAAGATCTGA
- a CDS encoding S1C family serine protease: protein MMRVSLIAIIVVGVVVASLLAYYNYNINLFNPPQVSSPPQGVQEGNHVNAQPGGVQESSQEQEQEQRHVGRTLTLTELFKYAEQSVVQISVQKGSARGIGSGFIYDVQGHIVTNYHVVENASRVNVTFLDGTEYRARVVGVDPYTDIAVIKVDDVNRDKLRPLPLGDSSKLEVGEQVAAIGNPFGLSGSMTSGIVSQLGRMLETANGFNIPDVIQTDAAINPGNSGGPLLNMYGEVVGVNTAIASRTGEFAGIGFAIPSNTVKRIVPVLIEEGKYRHPWLGVSGRDVNAEIAEILGLKEARGFLVIDVVANSAAEKAGIKGGSRIVTLSDGSRIKVGGDVIIAIDGNPVRKINDILVYLQRTKSVGDQITLTVIRDGNVIDVRATLLERPNPLESP, encoded by the coding sequence ATGATGAGAGTATCCCTCATCGCTATAATAGTTGTTGGTGTTGTTGTAGCATCGTTACTAGCCTACTATAACTACAACATCAATCTCTTCAACCCACCACAAGTATCATCCCCTCCACAGGGAGTACAGGAAGGTAACCATGTTAATGCACAACCAGGAGGTGTACAGGAAAGTTCACAAGAACAGGAGCAGGAGCAGAGGCATGTAGGTAGAACACTAACACTAACAGAACTCTTCAAGTACGCTGAGCAGAGTGTAGTGCAGATATCTGTACAGAAGGGTAGTGCTAGGGGAATAGGCTCTGGCTTCATATACGATGTGCAAGGGCATATAGTTACAAACTATCATGTTGTTGAGAATGCTAGTAGGGTGAACGTAACGTTCCTTGATGGTACTGAGTATAGGGCGAGGGTTGTTGGTGTAGATCCATACACAGATATTGCTGTTATCAAGGTTGATGATGTAAACAGGGATAAGTTAAGACCACTACCATTAGGAGACTCATCTAAGCTTGAGGTTGGGGAGCAGGTAGCAGCTATAGGTAACCCATTTGGGCTCAGTGGCTCAATGACCTCTGGCATAGTGAGCCAGTTGGGTAGGATGCTTGAGACAGCAAATGGGTTCAACATACCAGATGTTATACAGACAGATGCTGCAATAAACCCAGGTAACTCTGGGGGTCCATTGCTTAACATGTATGGTGAGGTTGTAGGTGTTAACACAGCCATAGCATCAAGGACTGGAGAGTTCGCTGGCATAGGGTTTGCAATACCATCAAATACGGTTAAGAGGATAGTCCCAGTGCTGATAGAGGAGGGTAAGTATAGGCATCCATGGCTTGGAGTATCAGGAAGGGATGTGAATGCAGAGATTGCAGAGATCCTAGGCTTGAAGGAGGCTAGAGGCTTCCTTGTTATAGATGTTGTTGCTAACAGTGCAGCAGAGAAGGCTGGTATAAAGGGAGGTAGCAGGATAGTTACACTTAGCGATGGCTCAAGGATAAAGGTTGGAGGAGATGTTATAATAGCTATAGATGGTAACCCTGTTAGGAAGATAAACGATATACTGGTTTATCTGCAAAGAACAAAGTCAGTTGGTGACCAGATCACACTAACTGTGATAAGGGATGGGAATGTGATTGATGTGAGAGCAACACTACTTGAGAGGCCTAACCCGTTGGAGTCGCCATAG